A genome region from Deinococcus sp. KNUC1210 includes the following:
- a CDS encoding exodeoxyribonuclease III, whose amino-acid sequence MHVVTLNLNGLRSAVKKGLPDWINTQSPDVLLLQEVRAEPMPEVFGALGYHSVWHPAQRPGYSGVAIVSREPLEDVETGFGDELLDAEGRLISGVVGGVRYASVYLPSGARGERQDFKDRSLPLLSAWATDATSRGPLVLGGDFNVAHTELDLKNWRSNQKNSGFLPHERAWMTELLQSGLHDNHRAALGEQAAYTWWSNRAGAYANDVGWRIDYLLSSGVRLAQVQAHRAARLSDHAPLSGILTNMLD is encoded by the coding sequence ATGCACGTGGTCACGCTCAATCTCAATGGCCTGAGAAGCGCCGTCAAAAAGGGCCTGCCCGACTGGATCAACACGCAGTCTCCCGATGTGCTGCTGCTTCAGGAGGTGCGGGCCGAGCCGATGCCGGAGGTGTTCGGGGCGCTGGGCTACCATTCGGTGTGGCACCCGGCGCAGCGGCCCGGCTACAGCGGCGTTGCCATCGTCAGCAGAGAGCCACTGGAAGACGTGGAAACGGGCTTCGGCGATGAACTGCTCGACGCCGAGGGCCGCCTGATCTCGGGTGTGGTGGGCGGCGTGCGCTATGCCAGCGTGTACCTGCCGAGCGGAGCGCGAGGCGAACGCCAGGACTTCAAAGACCGCAGCCTGCCGCTGCTGAGCGCTTGGGCCACCGACGCCACCTCACGCGGTCCGCTGGTGCTGGGCGGCGATTTCAACGTGGCCCACACCGAACTCGATCTCAAGAACTGGCGCAGCAATCAGAAGAACAGCGGATTTCTGCCACACGAACGCGCCTGGATGACCGAACTGCTGCAAAGTGGCCTGCACGACAACCACCGCGCCGCCCTGGGCGAACAGGCAGCGTACACCTGGTGGAGCAACCGCGCCGGAGCGTATGCCAACGACGTGGGCTGGCGCATCGATTATCTGCTGTCGAGCGGCGTTCGGCTGGCGCAGGTGCAGGCCCACAGGGCGGCGCGGCTGTCCGATCATGCACCGCTCAGCGGAATCCTCACGAACATGCTAGACTGA